The following are encoded in a window of Gramella sp. MT6 genomic DNA:
- a CDS encoding exopolysaccharide biosynthesis polyprenyl glycosylphosphotransferase: MSVSKGIKGADLIIPISFGIHLLILNVTLYYLTPATYLNIFSIFFYNMSWLIIATILSFYSLERKERFITRFHKFVMHYFIFTLAYFAAFSFTKTNFNITQQILVLSVIFLLLAGYRWIFFYIRKWYRIKGGNYVNVVIIGYGNNIIKIRKIFNRPDYGYRYLGYFNNECVAIKDYLGRLDECYNYILDNRVDEIYCMVSELSRDELKQLILFADNNFKRLKLIPDNKGIFSRAMNAELFETIPVLNLRNSPLELNYAKHGKRIFDIFFSLFVIVFMLSWLTPLLYLVMRIESKGPVFFRQLRHGYNKQSFWCYKYRSMHINKEANSKMCVKNDCRVTKIGKFLRKTSLDELPQFINVLKGEMSVVGPRPHMEAHTLEYSRSVNQYLVRHYAKPGITGLAQIKGYRGEVVKKSDIINRTRLDIFYLEKWCPILDFKIIYYTIYNCLKGEEKAF, from the coding sequence ATGTCAGTGTCAAAAGGTATTAAGGGAGCAGACCTAATCATTCCAATTTCATTCGGGATACATTTGTTGATCCTGAATGTGACCTTGTATTATCTGACTCCTGCAACTTATTTAAACATTTTTTCCATTTTCTTTTATAATATGTCATGGCTAATAATTGCTACAATCCTAAGTTTTTATTCGCTGGAAAGGAAAGAGAGGTTTATTACTCGCTTCCATAAATTCGTAATGCATTATTTTATTTTCACACTGGCATATTTTGCTGCATTCTCTTTCACAAAGACAAATTTTAATATAACGCAGCAAATTTTAGTGCTAAGCGTGATATTTTTATTGCTAGCGGGTTATCGCTGGATATTCTTTTACATTAGAAAATGGTATCGAATCAAAGGTGGGAACTATGTAAATGTGGTAATAATTGGTTACGGCAATAACATTATTAAGATAAGGAAGATTTTCAACCGGCCAGATTATGGATATCGCTATCTGGGGTATTTTAATAATGAATGTGTGGCTATTAAAGATTATCTGGGAAGGCTTGACGAATGTTATAACTACATCCTGGATAATAGAGTAGATGAGATTTATTGTATGGTCTCAGAATTATCAAGAGATGAGCTAAAACAGCTTATACTCTTCGCAGATAATAACTTTAAAAGATTAAAATTAATACCAGATAATAAAGGGATTTTTTCAAGGGCAATGAACGCCGAATTATTTGAAACTATTCCAGTCCTGAATTTAAGAAACTCCCCTTTAGAACTGAATTATGCAAAACACGGAAAAAGGATCTTTGATATTTTCTTTTCATTATTTGTGATTGTATTTATGCTTTCCTGGCTCACACCACTATTGTATCTGGTCATGAGAATTGAGTCTAAAGGGCCAGTTTTTTTCAGGCAGTTAAGACATGGATATAATAAGCAATCCTTTTGGTGTTACAAGTACAGGTCCATGCATATTAACAAGGAAGCTAATAGCAAAATGTGCGTTAAAAATGACTGCAGAGTTACCAAAATTGGCAAATTCTTGCGAAAAACAAGTCTGGATGAATTACCTCAGTTTATCAATGTTCTGAAAGGTGAAATGAGTGTTGTTGGTCCCCGGCCTCATATGGAAGCCCATACCTTAGAATATTCCAGGTCTGTAAATCAATACCTGGTAAGACATTATGCGAAACCGGGAATTACGGGTTTAGCTCAAATTAAAGGTTATAGAGGAGAAGTCGTAAAAAAGTCGGATATTATAAATCGAACCAGGCTGGATATTTTTTATCTGGAGAAGTGGTGCCCCATTTTAGACTTTAAAATAATTTATTACACGATATACAACTGCCTTAAAGGAGAAGAAAAGGCTTTTTAA
- a CDS encoding glycosyltransferase family 2 protein — MKVSIITVVFNNADTITECIRSVLDQTYRNIELIIIDGGSTDGTQLKIESFKDEIAYYISEKDSGIFDAYNKGIKKATGEIVGILNSDDFLYEPETIDKIVKAFEDSKADLVYGNGMFVSQNDTSRIKRIYSSKSFKRNYLNFGWIPLHPTIYVKKEVYDKYGLYSLNYSIASDYDISLRWFQNEKISKHFLNDWIVKMRLGGKSTCIKLQRRKSSEDMKVIRDHKLMGPLTLVFKIGRKIPQYVYPQLIRPHINSNKNVKKVRKTEPYRSLSFLRNLFTSKESVSN, encoded by the coding sequence ATGAAAGTTTCAATTATTACAGTTGTGTTTAATAATGCGGATACTATTACAGAATGTATTAGGTCTGTTTTAGATCAAACTTATAGAAATATTGAACTAATAATCATTGACGGTGGAAGTACCGACGGTACTCAACTTAAAATTGAATCCTTCAAGGATGAAATAGCATATTATATTTCTGAAAAAGATTCAGGCATATTTGATGCGTATAATAAAGGAATAAAGAAAGCAACCGGAGAGATCGTTGGCATCCTGAATTCAGATGATTTTCTATATGAGCCAGAAACGATAGATAAGATTGTAAAAGCTTTTGAAGACTCAAAGGCAGATCTGGTGTATGGTAATGGAATGTTCGTAAGTCAAAATGATACGAGTAGAATAAAAAGGATCTATTCTTCCAAATCCTTTAAAAGGAATTATCTGAATTTTGGTTGGATACCCTTGCATCCAACAATTTACGTTAAGAAGGAAGTGTATGATAAATATGGCCTTTACAGCTTAAACTATTCAATAGCCAGTGATTATGATATTTCCCTACGCTGGTTCCAGAATGAAAAGATCAGCAAACATTTTTTAAATGACTGGATCGTAAAAATGAGGCTTGGAGGCAAGAGTACTTGTATTAAACTTCAACGTAGAAAATCATCTGAAGATATGAAAGTCATCAGAGATCATAAATTGATGGGACCGTTAACCCTGGTTTTTAAAATTGGGCGGAAAATTCCTCAATACGTTTATCCACAGTTAATTCGTCCTCATATTAATTCAAATAAAAATGTAAAAAAGGTTAGAAAAACTGAACCCTACAGAAGCCTTTCATTTCTTAGAAACCTGTTTACATCTAAAGAATCTGTAAGTAATTAG
- a CDS encoding polysaccharide biosynthesis/export family protein gives MTTSRLLSVLLLVFLSIPLFTSCVSRGEIVYFQNEENSINYEIDNNLRIRPNDQLTIRVSTPEAEASLPFNLTKAGISQENNSGNVELETYMVDADGTIEFPVLGTVEVEGLSTFELARKIKEEISIYVKDAIVNVRVLNFKISVLGEVKNPGTFIIQDDNISLTQALGLAGDLTIFGKRENVMIIREVDGVKTKTYLDITDFNSVNSPYFNLRQNDVVYVEPKGTKRQSASVLNNAGSYIAIMSFLISTIILVTN, from the coding sequence ATGACAACCTCCCGACTTCTTAGTGTTCTCTTACTAGTATTTTTATCAATTCCGTTATTCACCTCCTGTGTTTCTAGAGGAGAAATAGTTTATTTTCAGAATGAAGAAAATTCTATAAACTACGAGATAGATAACAACTTAAGAATTAGACCAAATGATCAGCTAACCATAAGGGTTTCTACTCCAGAGGCTGAGGCTTCTCTTCCTTTTAATCTTACCAAAGCCGGTATCTCACAGGAAAATAATTCTGGTAATGTAGAATTGGAAACTTATATGGTGGATGCAGATGGCACTATTGAATTTCCCGTTCTGGGAACAGTAGAAGTTGAAGGGCTGAGTACGTTTGAGTTGGCGAGGAAAATTAAGGAGGAGATTTCTATATATGTGAAGGATGCTATTGTAAACGTTCGGGTTCTTAATTTTAAGATAAGCGTTCTGGGAGAAGTGAAAAATCCGGGAACGTTTATAATCCAGGATGATAATATTAGCCTGACGCAGGCACTTGGTCTCGCCGGTGATCTTACAATTTTCGGAAAAAGAGAAAATGTAATGATTATAAGGGAAGTTGACGGGGTGAAAACCAAAACCTATCTTGATATTACAGATTTTAATTCGGTAAACTCGCCTTATTTTAATCTTAGGCAAAATGACGTTGTATACGTAGAGCCAAAAGGAACCAAAAGGCAATCTGCGAGTGTTTTAAATAATGCCGGAAGTTATATCGCCATTATGTCTTTCCTAATCTCCACCATTATTTTGGTAACCAATTGA
- a CDS encoding polysaccharide biosynthesis tyrosine autokinase, translating into MTYSNNSYRPPVNKFNLRKELQKYLKYWYWFVLGIGAAMVGGIFYLRYTTPIYSASASIIINQETSNNGGSEMPDLGLTGLKTNNLEKEIAILKSRRLMHEVVKALGINITYFVEGQVRDVELYRENPFSLKILKIKKKDEVEDWGGSYKISLNEKDRLKITNLKTLEVINSTPGSPVNLGFANVVFVPKTGIETFSDITMNFAEVEEVASKYRGDLKLIQEKENSNVIQLVLEDPVMEKAKDILDQVIFEFNKDAIEDKNLIAGNTANFINDRLDIINGELEFVESGKEEFKESNRLTDIQTESQLFVETASEYNQKRQEIGTQIELANAMLDYLSTSSNSELLPANLGIQENAINQKIAEYNDLILERNRIMKSSTELNPMVIRINNNIDQIKANIFQSLQRLSKNLQISQNEVSRQMRSIGSKILAVPSQEREYRGIERQQSIKEALYLYLLQKREENSLALAVTAPKAKIVDSAYSSGYIVSPKSKSVLLGTVVLGFFIPFSIIYIKNLVDNKIRKRGDLEELTREISIVGELPRVKDKKELIITEHDRSMLAEAFRFLITNLQFLLLKSRSVHKGGKVLITSTIKGEGKTFTALNLSITLANTEKKVLLVGADLRNPKLHQYLERSEKNIGLSDYLANDDLSLEGLIGKSKFHNNLSILPSGSIPPNPSELLRQPKLESMFKKLEENYDYIIIDSAPSMLVTDTFLINKYADLILYVIKAGHTDKDLIAYPVEAKRSGSMPKINFILNNVQQVDLGFGNKYGYGYGVQKKPVFNWKTFFSLYIL; encoded by the coding sequence ATGACCTATTCTAATAATTCATATAGACCACCGGTTAATAAATTTAACCTTAGAAAGGAGCTTCAGAAATATCTGAAATACTGGTATTGGTTCGTGTTAGGGATTGGTGCCGCAATGGTAGGCGGTATTTTTTATTTGCGCTATACCACCCCAATTTATAGTGCTTCTGCAAGTATTATCATTAATCAGGAAACGAGTAATAATGGCGGGTCTGAAATGCCAGATTTGGGATTAACTGGATTAAAAACAAATAACCTGGAGAAGGAAATAGCCATTTTAAAATCCAGAAGGCTAATGCATGAGGTAGTGAAAGCCTTAGGTATTAATATCACTTATTTTGTGGAAGGCCAGGTAAGGGATGTTGAATTGTATAGAGAAAATCCTTTTTCATTGAAGATTTTAAAAATAAAGAAAAAGGATGAAGTTGAGGATTGGGGTGGTAGTTATAAAATCTCTTTAAACGAAAAAGATCGTCTCAAAATCACTAATCTCAAAACTTTGGAAGTAATTAATTCAACACCTGGTTCTCCTGTAAATCTAGGTTTTGCCAATGTGGTTTTTGTGCCAAAGACCGGTATTGAAACCTTTTCTGATATCACCATGAATTTTGCAGAAGTAGAAGAAGTAGCTTCAAAATATCGTGGTGACCTTAAGCTTATTCAGGAAAAGGAAAATTCAAATGTAATTCAATTGGTATTGGAGGATCCTGTAATGGAAAAAGCAAAGGATATTCTGGATCAGGTGATCTTTGAATTTAATAAAGATGCCATAGAGGATAAGAATCTTATCGCAGGGAATACGGCCAATTTTATAAATGATCGCCTGGATATAATTAATGGGGAATTGGAATTCGTCGAATCAGGAAAAGAGGAATTTAAAGAGAGTAATCGCTTAACAGATATCCAGACAGAATCTCAATTGTTTGTAGAAACTGCCAGCGAGTACAATCAAAAAAGACAGGAGATAGGTACCCAGATAGAATTGGCCAATGCTATGTTAGATTACCTATCAACAAGCTCAAATTCTGAACTACTTCCTGCAAATCTGGGAATACAGGAAAATGCTATAAATCAAAAAATAGCGGAATATAATGACCTGATTCTGGAGCGTAATAGGATTATGAAAAGTTCAACTGAGTTGAATCCTATGGTAATCCGAATAAATAATAATATCGATCAGATCAAAGCTAATATTTTTCAAAGTCTGCAAAGGTTAAGTAAAAATCTCCAGATCTCTCAAAACGAAGTTTCCAGGCAGATGAGAAGTATTGGTTCAAAAATATTGGCAGTACCTTCTCAGGAGAGGGAGTATAGAGGTATTGAAAGACAGCAAAGTATAAAGGAGGCATTATATTTATACCTGCTTCAGAAAAGAGAAGAGAATTCACTTGCTCTGGCTGTTACTGCTCCAAAGGCCAAAATTGTAGATAGCGCATATAGTTCAGGCTATATTGTTTCTCCAAAATCAAAAAGTGTATTATTGGGAACAGTCGTTCTAGGGTTTTTCATACCGTTTTCAATTATATATATTAAAAACCTGGTTGATAACAAGATCCGGAAACGTGGAGATCTTGAAGAACTAACAAGGGAGATTTCAATTGTGGGAGAATTACCCAGAGTAAAGGATAAAAAGGAATTGATAATCACAGAGCATGACAGGTCTATGCTTGCTGAGGCTTTCAGGTTTCTTATTACCAATCTTCAATTCTTATTGTTGAAGTCTAGAAGTGTTCATAAAGGCGGAAAAGTATTGATAACTTCAACAATTAAGGGAGAAGGTAAAACTTTTACAGCTTTAAATTTGTCTATTACTCTGGCAAACACAGAAAAGAAAGTTCTATTAGTTGGAGCAGATCTCCGCAATCCAAAACTTCATCAATATCTCGAAAGGTCTGAAAAGAACATAGGATTAAGTGATTACCTTGCTAATGATGATCTCAGCCTTGAAGGCTTAATAGGAAAATCAAAATTTCATAACAACCTAAGTATCCTGCCTTCGGGTAGCATTCCACCAAACCCCTCTGAATTACTAAGGCAGCCAAAGCTAGAAAGCATGTTCAAGAAATTGGAAGAGAATTATGATTATATAATAATAGATTCCGCGCCGTCCATGTTGGTAACAGATACATTCCTTATTAATAAATATGCAGACCTAATTTTGTACGTAATAAAGGCTGGACATACAGATAAAGATTTGATCGCATACCCTGTTGAAGCCAAAAGAAGTGGTTCAATGCCAAAAATTAATTTTATTTTGAATAATGTTCAACAAGTGGATCTTGGCTTTGGAAATAAATACGGTTATGGTTATGGAGTACAGAAAAAGCCCGTTTTTAATTGGAAAACTTTCTTCTCTTTATATATCTTATGA